From one Malus sylvestris chromosome 1, drMalSylv7.2, whole genome shotgun sequence genomic stretch:
- the LOC126614039 gene encoding protein ENDOPLASMIC RETICULUM-ARRESTED PEN3-like, which produces MDNENSQTAPSPLSNRSTDDPNPVFIDWDLEIFSVILLLLRSDNLPSTAHRFSKQELADEALYYDIESQLKSVMSPPSFSGIGTSIVTTVHPASDGCHSTITAGDDDSVWIAHGSQISSYDWNLSHASTIRMHLEDITSIYRVYPDIAAVRSESGAGLHFDDFSGVRNLGSIHWTDPEDPRIFKA; this is translated from the coding sequence ATGGATAACGAAAATTCCCAGACTGCTCCTAGCCCCCTATCAAACCGCTCCACCGACGACCCGAACCCAGTTTTCATAGACTGGGACCTGGAGATATTCTCTGTCATCCTCTTGCTTCTCCGATCGGACAACCTTCCTTCCACGGCTCACCGATTCTCCAAGCAGGAGCTCGCCGATGAAGCCCTCTACTACGACATCGAGTCGCAGCTCAAGTCAGTGATGTCGCCGCCTTCTTTTTCTGGAATCGGCACCTCAATTGTCACCACCGTCCATCCTGCCTCTGATGGATGTCATTCGACGATCACCGCAGGGGACGACGACTCAGTGTGGATCGCCCATGGCAGCCAGATATCCAGCTACGATTGGAATCTCAGCCACGCCAGTACTATCCGTATGCATTTGGAGGACATAACCTCGATTTACCGAGTGTATCCTGATATCGCCGCTGTAAGATCCGAATCCGGCGCAGGACTCCACTTCGACGATTTCTCAGGCGTGCGAAACCTGGGGTCTATTCACTGGACCGACCCAGAAGATCCCAGAATCTTCAAGGCGTGA
- the LOC126631129 gene encoding protein LEAD-SENSITIVE 1-like: MGLLTNRVERNKVKPGDHIYTYRAVFAYSHHGIYLGGSKVVHFRPKINLNSSTQSSDVYDSMSCPTTPDCGFRQPNSGVVLSCLDCFLKNGSLYRFEYGVSPSVFLAKVRGGTCTTAASDPSETVVHRAMYLLQNGFGNYDIFRNNCEDFAMYCKTGLLIIDKEGVGRSGQASSVIGAPLAAILSSPLKLLMPSPVGVATVTAGMYCMSRYATDIGVRTDVIKVAVEDLAVNLGWGSDHEEEVTEDDDSDSPITQITR, encoded by the exons ATGGGTCTGCTGACGAACAGAGTGGAGAGAAATAAGGTCAAGCCAGGAGACCACATCTACACCTACAGAGCCGTCTTTGCTTACTCTCACCAcg GTATTTATCTGGGCGGAAGCAAGGTGGTCCATTTTAGACCCAAAATAAACTTGAACTCGAGCACTCAATCATCTGATGTTTATGATTCAATGTCCTGTCCCACCACTCCTGACTGTGGATTCCGGCAACCCAACAGTGGCGTTGTCCTCTCATGCCTGGACTGCTTCCTAAAAAATGGATCCCTTTACCGCTTCGAATATGGGGTCAGCCCTTCGGTTTTCCTTGCAAAAGTACGGGGTGGCACATGCACAACTGCAGCATCCGACCCATCAGAAACGGTTGTCCACCGCGCGATGTATCTTCTTCAAAATGGATTTGGCAACTACGATATATTTCGAAATAACTGCGAGGACTTTGCTATGTATTGCAAAACCGGTCTCTTGATAATAGACAAGGAAGGCGTGGGAAGAAGTGGTCAAGCTTCTTCTGTTATTGGTGCCCCATTGgcagccattctttcttctcctcTGAAGTTGTTGATGCCCAGCCCGGTTGGTGTGGCTACCGTAACTGCTGGGATGTACTGTATGAGCAGGTATGCAACTGACATTGGCGTTCGAACTGATGTGATCAAGGTGGCCGTGGAGGATTTGGCCGTGAACTTGGGTTGGGGCAGCGACCATGAGGAGGAAGTGACCGAGGACGATGATTCCGATTCCCCTATTACACAGATTACCAGGTGA